One genomic segment of Sphingobium herbicidovorans includes these proteins:
- a CDS encoding SRPBCC domain-containing protein: MPRTITSSMLHGGPLRIWSALTDPDHRRAWSPLVFLDDPSRLGDTECTFAIQGITRPIRTPARIDRFDKPHAFAWSCGIPYLFTLEERYELAGDDGGTRLTHSCTLRGALSLPFAAMMLRRLRSLMVESDDRLATYLRWRVGQPARAINRQRVPFRYRRKAR; the protein is encoded by the coding sequence ATGCCTCGCACCATAACCAGCTCGATGCTTCACGGCGGGCCACTGCGCATCTGGTCGGCACTCACCGATCCGGATCATCGCCGGGCGTGGAGTCCGCTCGTATTTCTCGATGATCCGTCCCGGCTCGGCGACACAGAATGCACCTTTGCGATCCAGGGCATCACCCGGCCAATTCGGACGCCAGCACGGATTGATCGATTCGATAAACCGCACGCCTTCGCTTGGTCCTGCGGCATCCCCTATCTGTTCACGCTCGAAGAGCGGTACGAGCTGGCGGGGGACGATGGCGGCACCAGGCTAACGCATAGCTGCACGCTGCGCGGGGCGCTCTCCCTGCCGTTCGCGGCGATGATGTTGCGCCGCCTGCGATCCCTGATGGTCGAATCTGACGATCGCCTCGCAACCTATCTCCGCTGGCGGGTAGGTCAGCCTGCCCGGGCTATCAATCGTCAGCGCGTCCCCTTCCGCTACAGGAGGAAGGCGCGATGA
- a CDS encoding efflux RND transporter permease subunit encodes MIARIVTWAVEKRWLVLLLTVIVAAIGAFSLYRLPIDAVPDITNNQVQINVRAPALSPELVEKQVSFPIETALAGTPGLEYTRSLSRNGFAQITAVFSDATDIYFARQQVGERLRGVQENLPDGVNPEMGPIATGLGEVYMYTVRLDHREDDKHKPGEPGQQPDGSYITPEGERLTTEEDKATYLRTAQDWIVTPLLKTTPGLAGVDSIGGYAKQFLVVPDVQKLASLGITLTDLGNALERNNTSVGGGFVNRNGEGLAVRSDALVRNASELARTVIATRNGVPITVEQVATVKTGQAIRMGSASENGTEVVVGTAIMRIGENSRIVSTAVAEKLKTINASLPPDVVIQPVLNRTELVNSTIKTVAKNLSEGAVLVIVVLFLLLGNFRAALIAALVIPITMMLTGFGMLRAGVSANLMSLGALDFGLIVDGAVIIVENALRRLAEQQHHEGRLLSVKERLATVAAAAREMIRPSVYGQAIIILVYVPLLTLTGVEGKTFGPMALTVIIALAFAFILSLTFVPAMIAIWLSKKVEEKDGRIITWLKKRYEPGLDRAMKRPTLTIGAGVGSLVVAALAFTTLGSVFLPQLDEGDLLIQSLRIPATSVQQSQAMQVPIERMMSKQPEVQFVYSKTGTAELAADPMPPNATDMFVILKPRKDWPDPELPKEELVSRIEGNLAKIPGNAYEITQPIQMRFNELIAGVRGDIAVKVFGDDFNQMNRTAEQIAAVLRRTQGAADVKVEQTTGLPMLDIRVNRDAMARLGVTAQDVQDTVTATIGGRTSGQIFEGDRRFPVVIRLSEAQRADIGLLQQVQVPVAGGGYVPLSSVAEIKVVDGPNQISRENGKRRVVVQANVRGRDVGSVVADAQAAIGSQLRLPAGTYLEWGGQFENLQSASERLKLVIPACFILILLLLYGALGSVRDAAIVFTGVPFALVGGVLLLFLRGMDFSISAAVGFIALSGIAVLNGLVMVSSIQDLIRSGMSREEAAHVGAMQRLRPVIMTALVASLGFVPMALGEGAGAEVQKPLATVVIGGLISATLLTLFVLPTLYARFGQKVIEKPEHYNEEHEGDDHGQTFVNNLA; translated from the coding sequence ATGATCGCCCGTATCGTAACCTGGGCGGTCGAGAAGCGCTGGCTAGTCCTGCTCCTCACCGTCATCGTCGCCGCCATCGGCGCCTTTTCCCTCTACCGGCTACCGATCGACGCGGTGCCGGACATCACCAACAATCAGGTCCAGATCAACGTCCGCGCGCCTGCCCTCTCGCCCGAGCTGGTCGAGAAGCAGGTGTCGTTTCCAATCGAAACCGCGCTCGCCGGCACCCCCGGCCTGGAATATACGCGCTCGTTGAGCCGCAACGGCTTCGCGCAGATCACGGCGGTCTTTTCGGACGCGACGGACATCTATTTCGCCCGCCAGCAGGTGGGCGAGCGTCTGCGGGGCGTGCAAGAGAATCTGCCCGACGGCGTGAACCCTGAAATGGGTCCGATCGCGACAGGCCTGGGCGAGGTGTACATGTACACCGTTCGTCTCGATCATCGCGAGGACGACAAGCACAAGCCCGGTGAACCGGGCCAACAGCCCGATGGCAGCTACATCACGCCAGAGGGCGAGCGACTGACGACCGAAGAGGACAAGGCGACCTACCTGCGCACCGCGCAGGACTGGATCGTGACGCCGCTTCTGAAGACCACACCGGGCCTCGCCGGTGTCGACTCGATTGGCGGTTACGCCAAGCAGTTCCTCGTCGTGCCCGACGTGCAGAAGCTGGCCTCGCTCGGCATCACGCTGACGGACCTGGGAAATGCGCTGGAGCGCAATAACACCAGCGTCGGCGGTGGCTTCGTCAATCGCAATGGCGAAGGTCTGGCTGTTCGCTCGGATGCGCTCGTTCGCAATGCCAGCGAGTTGGCCAGGACCGTGATCGCGACACGTAACGGCGTGCCGATCACGGTCGAACAAGTTGCGACTGTGAAGACGGGTCAGGCGATCCGCATGGGTTCGGCATCGGAGAACGGTACCGAAGTCGTCGTCGGCACGGCGATCATGCGGATCGGCGAGAACAGCCGCATCGTGTCGACCGCGGTCGCTGAGAAACTGAAGACGATCAACGCTTCGCTGCCTCCTGACGTCGTAATTCAGCCGGTGCTGAACCGCACCGAGCTGGTCAATTCGACGATCAAGACGGTCGCGAAAAACCTGTCCGAAGGCGCGGTGCTGGTCATCGTCGTGCTCTTCCTGCTGCTCGGCAACTTCCGTGCGGCCCTGATCGCGGCGTTGGTCATCCCGATCACCATGATGCTGACAGGCTTTGGTATGCTGCGCGCTGGGGTCTCGGCCAATCTGATGAGCCTTGGGGCTTTGGACTTCGGTCTGATCGTCGACGGCGCCGTCATCATTGTCGAAAACGCGCTGCGCCGGCTTGCCGAGCAACAGCATCATGAAGGCCGATTGCTCAGCGTCAAGGAACGGCTCGCGACCGTGGCAGCCGCTGCGCGTGAGATGATCCGTCCCTCTGTGTACGGGCAGGCAATCATCATCCTCGTCTACGTACCGCTGCTCACGCTGACCGGCGTGGAGGGTAAAACGTTCGGACCGATGGCGCTGACCGTCATCATCGCGCTCGCCTTCGCCTTCATCCTCTCTCTCACCTTCGTGCCGGCGATGATTGCGATCTGGCTGTCGAAGAAGGTCGAGGAGAAGGACGGCCGCATCATCACGTGGCTGAAGAAGCGCTACGAACCCGGTCTCGACCGGGCCATGAAGCGCCCGACGCTGACGATCGGTGCGGGTGTGGGAAGCCTTGTGGTGGCGGCGCTTGCTTTCACTACGCTCGGCTCGGTGTTCCTGCCGCAGCTCGACGAAGGCGATTTGCTGATCCAGTCGCTCCGCATTCCGGCAACGTCGGTCCAGCAGAGCCAGGCGATGCAGGTGCCGATCGAGCGGATGATGTCGAAGCAGCCGGAGGTGCAATTCGTCTATTCCAAGACGGGCACCGCCGAGCTGGCGGCCGACCCGATGCCGCCGAACGCGACCGACATGTTCGTCATCCTGAAGCCGCGCAAGGATTGGCCGGATCCTGAGCTTCCCAAGGAGGAGCTGGTCAGCCGGATCGAGGGTAATCTCGCGAAGATTCCGGGAAATGCCTACGAGATCACCCAGCCCATCCAGATGCGCTTCAACGAGCTGATCGCCGGCGTGCGCGGCGACATCGCGGTGAAGGTGTTCGGGGACGACTTCAACCAGATGAACCGGACGGCCGAGCAAATCGCGGCGGTGCTGCGCAGAACGCAAGGCGCAGCGGACGTGAAGGTGGAGCAGACGACCGGTCTTCCCATGCTCGACATTCGCGTCAACCGCGACGCGATGGCGCGGTTGGGCGTTACGGCTCAGGATGTGCAGGACACCGTGACTGCGACGATCGGCGGGCGAACATCGGGCCAGATCTTCGAGGGCGACCGTCGCTTCCCCGTGGTGATCCGCCTGTCGGAGGCGCAGCGTGCCGACATCGGCCTGCTCCAACAGGTGCAGGTGCCGGTGGCAGGCGGCGGCTATGTACCGCTGTCCAGCGTCGCCGAGATCAAGGTGGTCGATGGTCCGAACCAGATCAGCCGCGAGAACGGCAAGCGGCGCGTGGTGGTGCAAGCCAACGTGCGTGGCCGCGACGTCGGATCCGTCGTGGCGGATGCGCAGGCGGCGATCGGCAGCCAACTCCGGCTGCCTGCCGGCACCTATCTCGAATGGGGCGGCCAGTTCGAGAACCTCCAATCGGCAAGCGAACGGCTGAAGCTGGTCATTCCGGCTTGCTTCATCTTGATCCTGCTGCTCCTCTACGGGGCGTTGGGATCGGTCCGCGACGCCGCGATCGTGTTCACCGGCGTGCCTTTCGCGCTGGTGGGCGGCGTCCTGTTGCTGTTCCTGCGGGGCATGGACTTCTCGATCTCGGCGGCAGTGGGCTTCATCGCCCTCTCGGGCATCGCGGTCCTCAACGGCCTCGTCATGGTCAGCTCGATCCAAGATCTGATCCGATCAGGGATGAGCCGCGAGGAAGCCGCGCATGTTGGCGCGATGCAGCGTCTGCGACCCGTCATCATGACCGCGCTAGTCGCCAGCCTCGGCTTCGTGCCGATGGCGCTGGGCGAAGGCGCCGGCGCAGAGGTTCAAAAGCCTTTGGCGACGGTCGTCATCGGCGGTCTGATCTCGGCGACGCTTCTTACGCTGTTCGTGCTGCCGACACTCTATGCCCGGTTCGGGCAGAAAGTGATCGAGAAACCCGAGCACTACAATGAGGAGCATGAAGGGGACGACCACGGTCAGACCTTCGTGAACAACTTGGCCTGA
- a CDS encoding efflux RND transporter periplasmic adaptor subunit, with translation MKSFYLAGAASLALLLAACGGKDGGNEATAEGAAANETAAGTEKGGAEGGHAGEGVVTLGADQIATAGVQVGRPIIGGAGTIELPAIIEGDPQGTQVVSAAIAGRVVALTRNLGQSVGRGQTIAVIESREAAQIKGEVEAARARLQLANSNLAREQRLFAQRVSPEQDLIAARTAATEARIALTQAQSMVSAAGVGGGGLNRLGIAAPISGQIIARPVTLGQTVAADAELYRIANLSQVSIALNLKPEDAGRVRPGNTVLVKAAGRQATARVTFVSPALDPQTRLVPALATLDNRGGEWRVGEPVTAAVQLTGSGGSGAVRVPTTAVQSFEGKSVVFVRTPTGFKATPVQLGDASGDTVIVRSGLTGNEQIATTGSFTLKAEIGKGEASHED, from the coding sequence ATGAAGAGCTTTTATCTCGCGGGCGCGGCGTCGCTCGCCCTGCTCTTGGCTGCCTGCGGCGGCAAGGATGGCGGAAACGAGGCAACTGCCGAAGGCGCAGCTGCCAATGAGACGGCAGCGGGCACGGAAAAGGGCGGTGCTGAAGGCGGTCATGCCGGTGAAGGCGTCGTCACATTGGGTGCCGACCAGATCGCCACAGCGGGCGTCCAGGTCGGACGGCCGATCATCGGCGGGGCCGGGACGATCGAGCTGCCCGCGATCATCGAGGGCGACCCACAGGGAACGCAGGTCGTCTCGGCCGCAATTGCGGGACGCGTGGTCGCGCTCACCCGTAACCTCGGCCAATCGGTCGGACGCGGCCAGACCATTGCGGTCATCGAAAGCCGCGAGGCGGCGCAGATCAAGGGCGAGGTCGAGGCGGCGCGGGCGCGGCTTCAGCTCGCTAATTCGAACCTCGCGCGCGAACAGCGGCTGTTCGCGCAGAGAGTCTCCCCTGAACAGGATCTGATCGCCGCCCGCACAGCGGCGACGGAGGCGCGGATCGCCCTGACGCAGGCGCAGAGCATGGTTTCGGCGGCGGGTGTCGGCGGCGGCGGGCTCAACCGGCTCGGCATTGCCGCGCCGATCTCGGGCCAGATCATTGCGCGCCCCGTGACGCTGGGACAAACGGTCGCGGCGGATGCCGAACTCTATCGCATCGCCAACCTGAGCCAGGTGTCGATCGCGCTTAATCTCAAGCCCGAGGATGCGGGCCGGGTGCGTCCCGGCAATACGGTGCTGGTGAAGGCGGCAGGCCGTCAGGCGACCGCCCGCGTGACCTTCGTGTCGCCGGCGCTTGATCCGCAGACGCGGCTCGTGCCTGCGCTCGCCACCCTCGACAATCGCGGTGGCGAATGGCGGGTCGGCGAGCCTGTGACGGCAGCCGTGCAGCTCACGGGCAGCGGCGGGAGCGGGGCGGTCCGCGTGCCGACGACGGCGGTCCAGAGTTTCGAGGGCAAGTCGGTCGTGTTCGTGCGCACGCCCACCGGCTTCAAGGCGACCCCGGTCCAGCTCGGCGATGCGTCGGGCGACACGGTGATCGTCCGGTCGGGCCTGACCGGCAACGAACAGATCGCCACCACCGGAAGTTTCACGCTCAAGGCCGAGATCGGCAAGGGCGAAGCGAGCCACGAGGATTAA
- a CDS encoding TolC family protein produces MNRILAAMLAAASCATMAQAQVGPSAPVAQDAPVYTLDQAVSAAGGSAPAAEAATAGIDAARAGRTVAGLRPNPVVQGQVENVIGSGPYRGVRSAETTVGFAIPIELGGKRGARVAVANAQLSRAEIQAAIIAADVRLQVTQLYVEAVAADRRVMTARDQARIASDALRAASVRVQAGRASPLEQQRADVARINADANVERQLRLAEAARANLARRIGRPIDGLLDDTLLDRLPDVNVYGPLAPVNTTGTLALAAANADFSIAEAGVRLARANRVPDLNVGPSIRRLEATNDMAAVFSVSIPIPVFNNGRAAIAQATAQRTQADAQRRVTALDIEQAITDAQAQAANAATTARAASGPALAAAQEAARIARIGYREGKFGQLELLDAERTLAETRVAAIDALANYQNARAQVERLTARAPNGGNQ; encoded by the coding sequence ATGAATCGTATCCTCGCGGCCATGCTGGCCGCAGCGTCTTGCGCCACGATGGCGCAGGCGCAGGTCGGACCGTCCGCGCCTGTTGCGCAGGATGCGCCGGTCTACACGCTTGACCAAGCGGTCAGTGCAGCGGGCGGTTCGGCCCCTGCTGCGGAAGCGGCGACAGCTGGAATCGACGCGGCCCGTGCAGGTCGCACAGTCGCCGGCTTGCGGCCCAATCCGGTGGTTCAAGGCCAAGTCGAGAATGTCATCGGCTCCGGGCCGTATCGGGGGGTCCGCAGCGCGGAAACCACGGTCGGCTTTGCGATCCCGATCGAGCTAGGCGGCAAGCGCGGCGCCCGCGTCGCGGTCGCCAATGCGCAATTGTCCCGGGCCGAGATCCAGGCCGCGATCATCGCGGCGGATGTCCGGCTTCAGGTAACGCAGCTCTATGTCGAAGCGGTCGCGGCCGATCGCCGGGTAATGACAGCCCGCGATCAGGCCCGGATCGCCAGCGATGCGCTGCGGGCCGCGAGCGTTCGCGTGCAGGCAGGGCGGGCATCGCCACTCGAGCAACAGCGCGCGGATGTCGCGCGTATCAATGCCGACGCCAATGTGGAGCGGCAGCTTCGCTTGGCCGAGGCGGCCCGCGCCAATCTGGCGCGTCGGATCGGACGGCCGATCGACGGCCTGCTCGATGACACGCTGCTCGATCGCCTTCCCGATGTGAACGTCTATGGGCCGTTGGCACCGGTCAACACGACCGGCACACTCGCGCTGGCGGCAGCCAACGCGGATTTCTCCATTGCCGAAGCCGGCGTGCGGCTCGCGCGCGCCAATCGCGTGCCTGACCTGAACGTCGGGCCGTCGATCCGCCGCCTGGAAGCGACCAACGACATGGCGGCGGTGTTCAGCGTGTCGATCCCGATCCCGGTGTTCAACAATGGTCGCGCCGCGATTGCGCAGGCGACCGCGCAGCGGACCCAGGCGGATGCGCAGCGCCGCGTGACCGCGCTCGACATCGAACAGGCGATCACGGACGCGCAGGCGCAGGCGGCCAATGCCGCAACGACGGCTCGTGCGGCGTCGGGGCCGGCGCTGGCGGCTGCACAGGAGGCCGCCCGCATCGCGCGGATCGGCTATCGCGAGGGCAAGTTCGGCCAGCTCGAATTGCTCGATGCTGAACGCACGCTCGCCGAAACGCGGGTCGCCGCGATCGACGCGCTTGCCAATTACCAGAATGCCCGCGCGCAAGTGGAGCGACTGACCGCTCGTGCGCCCAATGGGGGGAATCAGTGA